CGGGTTAAAGGATCGCATGAACTATTATCCTGCCCAGCTTTCGGGTGGACAGCAGCAGCGGGTTGCCATAGCCCGGGCTTTGGCGCTGAATCCGCAGGTGCTGTTGTTCGACGAACCGACTTCCTCACTCGATCCTGAGCTGGTGGATGAAGTGCTGTCAGTCATTCAAAAAGTGGCAAGTGAAGGCAATACGATGCTTGTTGTGACGCATGAGCTTGGTTTTGCGAGGGATGTAGCGGATCGGGTCGTGCTGATGGAGGATGGCGTCATCGTGGAGCAGGGCCCTGTGGAGCAATTTTTCACCAATCCGAAGGAAGAGCGGACACGGCAATTCCTGGGCAAAGCGTTGGGGCAAAGAACGTTACAGGAGCAACCGGTAGCTCCATAAAATGACGTGGAATGGGGTAGACAGGATTACCCGGCCCGGTCTCATATGAAGGCGAAACACCGTAAAGTCGTTGTCCTTAGAGTAAAGAGCACGCCAGACCCATCGCAGGAGGAAGGAATACCTGTGATGGTCTGACGTGCTTTTTGGCGTGCTACATCTAGATACATCAGACTGCTGCCGGATGTACCTAGATGTATCCCCAGATACGATGAAGGGGCTTTTTCCCTTGGGTATCGGGGGATTAGAATGATCTTCTGCTGCGTTCCCTCCGCAGTAAATACACAAAATAAGGAGCGCCCACAAGTGCCGTCATGATCCCGACGGGTATTTCACGTGGAACAATGAGCATTCTGCCCAAAATGTCGCCCAGCAGCATCAGGTTCGCTCCCAGCAGGGCAGCCAGCGGAATCAGCCACTGATTGTGGCTGCCGACAAGTCTTCGAGCCATGTGGGGTGCCATCAGTCCGATGAAGCCGATGGCGCCGACCGCCGAGACTGAAATTCCCGCCAGTGTAACGGCAAGCAATAGGAGCAGCAGGCGCTGGCGAGTCATATTGTACCCCGAGGGAAGCGATGGTTTCATCGCCAAGCTGGTAAATATTCAGCTTTTGGTAGCTGGCCCAGACCAAGGGCAGCAAGACGATGATC
This DNA window, taken from Paenibacillus kribbensis, encodes the following:
- a CDS encoding amino acid ABC transporter ATP-binding protein encodes the protein MIQLHQIHKHFGQHHVLKGIDLTVGKGEVVVILGPSGSGKSTLLRSINFLEQPTSGIIEIDGVKVDATKAGKKDILELRMATAMVFQQYQLFKNLNALHNVMIGLTSVKKLDRKQAREISEGILEKVGLKDRMNYYPAQLSGGQQQRVAIARALALNPQVLLFDEPTSSLDPELVDEVLSVIQKVASEGNTMLVVTHELGFARDVADRVVLMEDGVIVEQGPVEQFFTNPKEERTRQFLGKALGQRTLQEQPVAP
- a CDS encoding iron chelate uptake ABC transporter family permease subunit, whose amino-acid sequence is MTRQRLLLLLLAVTLAGISVSAVGAIGFIGLMAPHMARRLVGSHNQWLIPLAALLGANLMLLGDILGRMLIVPREIPVGIMTALVGAPYFVYLLRRERSRRSF